aataacaaattattttatGCACATCATGTATTGGTATATTGgtgtaaaatacagtataactGACAATGAGACTCTGTTCTGCCAATGACAGATTACTGACCACTGTAGCTCCCAcaccttcctctttttctgtgtatcAGATGACAGAGCTAGGCAGCTTCCACCACTCAGAGGGTATATTTATCCCACCTACAGGAGGTCATTTACTGTGTGGTCACAGTATGAGCTGCTCTATAGAACTGCAGATGTTAGGGAGAGACTAAAGCTCCAGGGATGCTTCCTGTATCTTCAAAGACAGGAGAGTGGGATTGAACTTTAAACCCTCTTACTTTCTCAGTGTTTTACTACAAGCTGTTTTTTGCCAAGCTAGATAGCTGGCATGCTGTGCTATACAGGAGTGGACAGACCAGCTTTAAATCAAGCAGTATAAATCTAAGTATTATCTGAAGTTATAGTGAAGTGAAGTTTTGATACTTAATACTAATAAAGACTTAATAGAGAAAGacttaaaattaattaatagaGGTATTAATCAAAGCTAAAAGTACAAAATTATACTAACCAGCTGCTGTTGTAAGACATAATTTTTCTGGAGATATACCAATTACTAAATGAGCTGATACTTGGATGCAATAGTAGCCTAAGTAGCCTAGTAGCCCAGAGAAGAATAGGTTACTTAGCTGGCAACTCATGCTTAGGGAACTCACTGACACAGTTTATCTGTTATGTTTCTGCAGGAAGCAGTAGCATCTCATAATGAGAACATGCAATATGTGAACCTGGCAATTAGGGCTTACGCTGAAAGACAGAAGGATCTCTGCTACAGCAAACTGACCCAGGACCCAAAAGACACCTGTCCAGCTAAACAGGACTCCAGCAGACAAATTAGGAAAAACTGTGATTTGATTAGGGATTCTGTACCCTTCAGCATTCCCTTTGGGCCAAATCTCATCTCTGTGCATTGTCAGCAAGAGGACTCACcagaaatgaaggaaatgaCCCCAAAAGATCTGGAGGTCAAATCTTCCAGATACTGTGCAGGCAAATCTCAAGAGGACTGCTCTGTCAGCTCAAATGCAGTGCAGAAAACTGAGCCTCTatctgctgtcagactctgcCAGGGAAAACGTGAATGTAGCCCTGGTTTAACTCCGTGTAGAGCATGTGATTCTGCAGATGGGACATCAGAGAACAATTCAGAGCATTATGAGGAATCAAGACATGCAACAGTAACCACTAACGACCTGTTAGATTGCCTACTACATCCTGATATCATCATCCGTGTCACTGAGCTTTTACTTGAAAGGCACACAGGGAGTCACAGGACCACTGCACCATCCTATCCTTAAAATTCATCTGCCATAATATATAAGTCTCACTGGAGTTTACAGTGATGCAGAGCTGTGAAAAAACCCTAAAGATCTTTCGCTGCAGAAATCCATCCTCCAAGCTAACAGTAATGCTTTGGTGTCATTAagaagtgagaggagaaagatgaaGATTGACGCAGAGTTTCAtcctacatttctttttcttctcatccGCCAAGGTCCTCTGGAGATTAACCCCAGATGCGACAAGTCATAACCAAAACTAATTGTAATGCAATGAACGATGCCATTGAGTGGCTCTAacatttccttgttttgttGTCCAGCACATACTAATCCTGTTTGGTTCCTCCAGGGAAAGAAGAATGGCCActtaaatcaatttaatatgCTAATAAGCCAAATAATTCAAGATGATATTCCTGGGATGtgaacatttgttttctgcataatgtttctctgtcatttAGTAATGAGAGTTGTCACTGAACGGCACAGAGGGCCGTAATGGTTTGATGATTGATTAAAGCTGCATACGGAGCCATGAATGAAATGGGGATGTTTGAATACAGTCTCCCACCACAGGTCACACATCCCAGAAGAGACAAATAGAGGGTTTGtacttacaaataaaataaatacaatctTTACACCAACATTACATTTGCTAAATGTAATTTCCTGTTCTTTGTCTCTCATCAACGTGAATTGACAGACCAGACCATGGGTAATCACAAATTTGAACATAATATATTCTGGTGTAATACTGTTCtagttataaaaatgtttttaaatggtgAGGATGCAAAATATAATCTTAATTAAAGATTTCTAACAGCACCATAACACGTTTCAGCATCACAGCAGTCTATTTACAGAGCATAGAGGGAGCAGCATAACTCATGTTTCCCTGAATAAAAGGTTTCTATCAAGTACTTTTACGGGATTATTATAGttggttttgcatgttttagcacaaACAACTGATTACATACTATTTATTTCAGTAGGCCATTTTcatagcagacattttgaccaCTCATAACAGGAAAAGCACAGCTGTGAGTTCTGTTCAAGTCTTCCAGTAAagcatgacagtgtgacagtgaacaAGTATAAACAAAACCAGGTCTCTGAAGCATTTGAATGGAATTCAGGCATCAATAATTTTATTAtgtacacctgtgcttttcttaaCTGTGACATGTAAAAATGAGCATCCAGTTGTTATTTTGAAGTACTTTATGACAATGAAGTTGAAAGTACTGGTTTTCTTGGTAATAAACCCTGTTGACTCTATTACATCAGAGTTTTGGTGATGacaagctttgttttttcagaaaatcaaaccaGAAGATAGATAATAAAAAACCTGAACATGAATTTGGCTCTTACCTACACTAAAATGTTGCTGCCTGATACAACTATAAATTGTTGACTCAAGAAGCTTTCATAACAATCCCTGTTTGCAACTAAAGAAtcaataaagtaaataaagaaaatatgtgcATTGAATATACATATCACTGATTTCTGTGTTCTAATAGCTCCCTTTATATCAGAAAACTTACAGTATGCTAAGGAAAATGGTTAGCAGTAATGTTACATATGCTGGATTTTCAGTTATAGGCTCATAACCACTAGTAATTATTGTCCATTGGTATAAAATTGTTATGGGAACACAATGTAATTTTATCTATATCTCCAACATGTTCTGTTGTATTACTTAGCATCATAGAAAATATAGAATTTGACATGGAGTTAATATGTGACAAATATATACAGCATATAAGACATTCATTTGAAATAAACCTATTGATCATGGTGTGAGGAATCACACTGTATTTTGCCTCTTTTAAACACTATTTCATGTAGTGTTATAGTagtagtgtgtgtagtgttaAAGGTTTCACAGAATATATTAAAATTATGTCACAAACAAATGCTGGATATACTGCTTGTCAAACTAATCCAATACTTAACCTTTTGTAGCTAAATCTAATCCACTACAGCAAAGATGATGGCATATGCAATATGGCATGATTATAATCTGGTGCTCTTCCCTATTTTGTTCAGGTGTATGTCATTAGATTTTTTCTTCatattgtcatcatcatcttcctccttcCCTGAATCCTCCCGGTAAATCTTGTCCAGCTGATCAGGGTCAACATAGGTGTAGAAGTAGGCCATGATGGAGAAGATGACAGAGACGCCCAACAGCAGGCCAGCAAACAGCAGGAACTCTTTCCACTATGGGAGCAAATAGAGTTAGCCTATGAACTGTCTGGTGGAGAAAGATTCAGTTCACTGTTGAGGTTTGTTGAACTCTTATGTAAAATACtagttacattttataataaaaagGTTTTAGGTGAAGATGTGAGTTATATTAAAGGcaaagtaataaaaatgtgttttatagaATGACACATTTTAACTTGATGACTTAGTGGTGATAAGCAATAGTGATTAAAAAGCTTAGAGTTATAATCTCCACCCTGATCATCAGAAAAGCAAATGGAAGTTTTttacccaaattacaaaaaataaagcattcTTTCTTACTTACCCCTATCCAGGTTTTTGTTTGCAGTGCTCATAGCACTGAATAATGGCATTTAGAAAATTCACATTTAATGACAGGAACTATTTACAGAGCAACCAGATAACTGGATCTGGAAAGACATTGCTGATTACTGTTACAAATGcaatttttcagtgttgtgaaTGTCCAAAAATTTAGTGGAACTGACACATTAAAAGAGTTTACAGCTACACGAGCTAAGCATTCACAACATTAAGTAATATTTCAGACTTAAAAGTATTCCATAAAAAAGTCCTTAATTATGATTTATGCATATGTTTACCTGACTCCAGGTAAACATATGCGTAAATCAGAGGTTTTAATGTCTCTCACATTACCCCATGAAGTCCTACCTGTTCAAGTCCTGCCCCCTCAGCCACAATCAGCACTATCACGTTCCCAAATGCGACAGTGAGCAGCCAGCCAGGCCTGCAAGACTGACTTCATGTTGGCTGGGGCCTGAAGGGAAGAGAGATCCAGTGATAGAATGGACAGAAGAAGAAACCTTTGGGTCATACAAATCTTTAATGGTTCCATGAAATGGGATCATTGCTTCctaaatgtgacagaaaatatttctttgtgttACAGGATGTTGGGGGATGGGATATTAACCAATTTTATGGCTGAACCAACAAGTAATATGTTATGGAGAGAATTGTAGTTTAATCTGACAGAACAGACACTACTGATTAACTACTGATTCCATGGGATGTTTAAAAACTACCCTTCAAATACTCGGTCCTTGTTGGttttaatggtttaaaaaaaaagcaagcgTAGTCAGGATTTATGGCAGTTATAATGGATTCCAACAGCATCCAAGTTTCATGGTGAAACAAGGTACCAAAATGTCAatagaaacatttaaaattactACTCCAGTAGCATAATGCTGTTCTTCAGTATGATCTACACACTCTTTTTCTGATTAAATTATGTTGCAGTATTTAGTCATATTTTGGGGAGAATGTTAATGTTTGGAACATAGTGATAATGCAAATGGACTGTGGAAATGTAAATTATGCAGCAGTAACAGTTTGCTAAATATTTATGGATGTTttgaaacctttttttctgtgaaacagGGTGGATGCTGGAATTCATTATAAAAGCCTTGCCTAGTACTGATTGAGGACAGTAAACATATCACTACAACTATTAGAAGTTCAAGatgtgaaaatgattttcaCAAGCAACAGAGACTGCAAAGTCATCACCCCATTTCAAGTTAGTGAGTAGTATAATGACAAACCTGTGAGTAGGAGAACTCCAGGCCTGTAATGGAGAACATGACCTCTCCAGCAGTTATGAGCACGTACTGGGGGATTTGCCAGGCAATGTGCACGTTGTTGGCTTTCACATCCTCAATCTTATGAGCCACAGTTTTACCTGATTCCTGACAAAGCACACATAGATGGTCTCATGAGTGTGGCTTACTTTTTAAGTCTTTGTATAAAATGGTATTTGCATGGCAAGCATCCTCACATCAATGAGTATGATGGTATAGGAAGCTCCAAAGTCCAGCAGGCCCAGGTTAAGATGAGAGCACTTCTCTGACTGTGGGGTGCAACTGACATCTGAATATCTACCCAGGGGCAGGAGACACATGAAGGATGACATAAAttagaaaagaacaaaaactttATTTGACTAGTTATGTAACCATCTACATTGAATTAAAAAGTAATATTGCACAGAAAatcaattatttaaattaagCTGAATTGGGTTTTTCTTAAATCTTTCAGAACTATGGAGAGCCAAATTGAAACCAGTGCCCCCAGATTCTTTATGTATGAAAACCTCAATCaaaatcacactgacatttgtatTAATGCAAATTACTAAAAATCCAGCCTTGGAACATAATcttatttacttacttacaGTATATCATGCAATTCATTTGAGTATGTTGAttcaaaaaatgtgtatatgcactgtttggtgctgggcaggtagtgaGTTTTTAGAGCAttctcactgaaaacagctgcctgctgtggcccGAAAACAATACTATGAGAGCACTGAGAGTGCAACAAAACAATAAGATTGTGGGCTTGAAAACCAATACAATGATGTAAAAGACATCTTAAGTAAAAGCTTTGCAGAGCATAAGGGTGCTTCACAGGTCAGTAATAATTACCTGTGACTTTTTTACCAGCAGCTCCTTCCACATTactatgaaaaaatatttttaaaatacataatataGCACCTCTAATATTTCTTTTataagaaacattttatttattcatgtattaggtatttgtcatttattattcattagGTCTTTAGGTCTCTATGTAGTATTAGGCCATGTGTCTCCACAGGCCATTCCCTGTCATTTACTAGGAAACCGtagttcatttgtttatttctagCATAGCTGATAATGTCCATCTGCCCAATCCCCATTGGCAGCTGCCATAGCAACCAAGGCTGTGGTACAGACCATTTACATGTAGGAGAAGATATGATAAACTAGGCCCCCAATGTAGGACAGAAGTACAATGCTCAAAAAATTAACACTTAAATCACACATTGGATCTTGATGAAAGAATTATTCAATGCTCCTGACGAGTCTGTGGGGATGTCCTCCCAGACCCGGATCAGGGCATCAGTGAGCTCCTTGGACAGTCTGTGACAGTACTTGGCAGCATTGGTTGCATTGATACATGATGTCCCTTAGGTGCTCAATTGGATTTAGGTCACAGGAATGTGAGGTCCACCCAGTGGCATCAGTGCCTTCATCATCCAGGAACAGCCTACACACTCTTGTTACATGAGGCCAGGCATTGCCCTGCACCAGGAGGAACCCACGGCCCACTGCACCAGCGTAAAGTCTGACAATCACTCTGAAGATTTCATCCCAGTATCTAACAGCAGTCATGGGTACCCTTGGCTATGACATGGATGTCTGCACAACCCTCCATGGATATGCCTCTCCAGACCATCACTGACTCACCGCCAAATTGGTAATTCTACAGGCAACATTACTTTCACAgcatctccatctctttcacaTCTGTCACGTGCTCAGAGTGAACCCACTCTCATTTGTAAAGAGTGCCAACAGCAGACCTGCCAATTCTGGTGTTCTCTGGAGAATGTCAAGTGAGCTGCATAGTGCTGGGCTATGACCACAGGTCACACTAAAGGATGTATGGCCTTCATGCCACCCTCATGGAGTATGTTTCTGACAGTTTGGTCAGAAACATGCAAACCAGTAGTCTGTTGGAGTTCATTTTGTAGGGCTCTGGCagtgctcctcctgctcctccttgcATAAAGGAGCAGATACCAGTCCTGCTACTGGCTTGATGCCCTTCTATGGCATTGTCAAGCTCTCCTCATTTAATGGCTGATCTCCTGGTATCTCTTCCATGCTCTTGAGCTGGGAGACACAGCGACCCACCTCATGCTATCAGTAGTGACAAGGACACTAGCAGAGAACAAAACTAGACAAGAATCAGTCAGGAAGGATAAGGAGAGAGGAATTGTCTGTGGCTACTAGATGCAAAAATATTCCCTTTTTGTCTTGCTTTTGCCTCTCCATTGcacctgttttcactttcatttgtaCCAAAGGAGAAGAAATTGATTCACAATCACTTGTGCTTCCTAAATGGACTGATTTATATCCCTGAAGTTCAACTGActtggtgttatactgtgatgattaagTGTTCCCTTAATTTCTTGAACAGTGTTTAAGGAATATACAACATAATTTAGGTAAAACCTGATCTGATGTTTAAGATTTGTTACCTAACGGAGTCCTCACACGAGTGGATGTGTAAGGATCCCTGGACAGGCTTCAATTAATATATCTGCTTAAGACATTTAAGTCTCCTGAACTTCATCCATCAGTTCACAAGATTTTCATGTCAtgccccacccccccttccAATTGTACTCACTCTCCTCGTTCTACTGTCTTGTTCACAGACATGGCGTAACCAGCGGGCACGGGGAAAGTCACATCTCCAACAGTTAGGTTTATTGCTTCTCGCTCTGCGTTGAGGAACCTGTTGAATTTTAATTATAAGAATTCATGGTCAAACAAACATAACCAATTGATCAAGTTAGTTGACTTTCAAggaaagttttattttgaagccaAATTATATTTAAACGCTTTACAGTGTAGGTGTAAAAATAAGTCTTAAACTCTAACATTAAACATCTTTTACCTCAGGAGAGGATTCCCATCTTCGTTTTTCTTTATGACATCATCAACCTGggtgataaataaatacagcaatGTCGAGGAGGGATCTGTCAATAacatcagtttctgttttctttttaactcatttgtgttgttctttgaatttttaaatattagttCTTGCAAATATTTTGACTTTACAGTCAGCACTCATCAACACAGACACttaaataatagtaataactGCAAGGAAGACTGTCAAATCTGATTCAGTCACAACCACATAGGCCTGATGAATTAGATTAGCTGAGTTTAGGACTTTTAAACTCTTCATATATAGCACCCAAGGACATTCTTTTCAAAACTAACTTTAACTGTTGCTTATTTAGTCATAAATAGTTTATgccattgtaaaaaaaaaaaaaaaatggaaccaATTTTCAGAGGCACTCACAAGTTTGCACTTGATTCTAGTAGATTCATGGTAGAAAATGAGACTATAGGccttttgttgttgaaatgtctGGTTACACTCTGAGGTCGTTCCATTGAAGGTGACTTGAATCGTCAGATTCTTGCTGGATGCCCCCAATAGAACCCTTTCATATTTAGGAGGGTCCTGACACAGAGAGACCAGAGAGTTAATGTTCAAGCTCTTcataaaacctttgaaaaatcTGAGAGAATACATCTGTAAATATTAGAAGATAGACATTCTTGTCTCTGTTGAGCTTTtaacttaaaaatgtattacAGAATTAGCCAGCTCTGACAGTAGTTGGTAAACACAGCTTTAGCTTGgctttcattaaaatgtaaatacaaactTTTAAGACAGACAAAGCCAGTTTTAGATGTCTCAAACACCACATTCATAATGACCAATGACCAATATACATCCATACTCCGGCTTTTGTGTACCTTGTTAATTATTGTGTTTACTTTCTTAGCAAGGACACACCACATTTTCAATCTCAGTGGTTAAATAAAGTTAATACTATTGAGTGAAGGCAGTGATAAACACACTCCTGACTTGTGCTTTAAAtgcaaaagcaaagaaaaaaaccctaTAGATGCCCTGCATCCAGCCGATTACCTGAAGGTACTGGATCGGTTCTGGGAACAGCTTGCTGTCAGGgatcttcacatcaacattaCCACTTGCCAGGTTCAAGGCCTGCAGGAGACACTGCTCTGCAGGTGCCGGATCTACCACTGTTTTCTAGCAGATGGAGAAGAAAATTATAGCACCATACTGATAAATATCAAAGAACACACAGAATCACATAGCTCTCACTTTTTTGGAAATATTCATAGCATTAAAATACAACTTAAAGGAGAGGTTTGAGGCTGTTGTTACCATACACATTACTCCGAAGAATATACATATATCTTGAGACATCTCATTTCAACAGGGatcaaaataatattatacACACAATAACAATACTTGCATGTTGACATTAAGGAGGTATGTTTACTGTCTTGGTTAAGCCTGTTAACATGCTGTCATTTGGCTTACTAAAgaagctgaggctgatgagatTGTTATtagtttttcagatattttgACGGCGTGAAATGAGAGGTAAGGGGGTAAGTGGGTAATTTTTACATCTCttcctctgggcaccatgaatgtctacaACAAATTTAATAGTAATCCAATTTGTAGTTGTCGTAATAAAATACCAAAAATCATGGTGTTAAAGGTAAAGTCAGATAATCAGCAATAATTAGCAATCATCCTGAGGGAGGCAtgaatgtcaaaatttcaaactTTTATTGGCAATCTATCTAATAGTTGTTGGACTAAAAGTGGTGGACCGACTGACCAACCATGACCTCCAGCTACAGTACACAACTGCAAGCTGGCCACATAATTTAAAATTTACCTCATGAAGACAAATTTACATCCTGAAGAGAGGTCGCATTTGCCAACTGCTATAGTATGAGAGACAAGttcaaaaataaatttgaaGGTTTGTGACAGTTTATATAACAATCTCACCGTAAGGACAGCTCAGTGTTTTCCAGGACATATTGGTCAATTATGATCTCTTCCAGAACTGAAAACCTGCATTAAAGAATTCTAGTTCTTCCACAATAAATAAGAACTCTGGATTTATTTAAACTAGTCTGTGTGCaagtattttcatgttttttttcctgggtTTGCATGCATGCAGGTAATGGTACGTGTGAGTAAGCAAGGGTTTTGGTGAAtgtctctttatttttgtaaaaGGAGGCAAAATTGTTGATAATTGCTGCTGATACGTACCACAACATTCACCTCCACCAGTGTGGCTGCTCCAAAGGCCAGTGCAGCAAAAATCATCCCTGTGGCCATTTTTCTTAGAGGCCTAAAGGCAGAGAGAGTCAGTCACAAACAGTCAACACTTTTTATACACCTATACACGACTGTAAGcccagtgtgtgtttattgttctGAAAGTCAAGCCTTATCACTTTATAAATCAAAAGAGTGATTTCCACATCAGCGTCCTCACTGTCTGATAGGAGACTGCCTAAAACTGACTAAGACACTGACATTGTGCCATTTATTGCAAATGTGTCATTTACAACTTGAGCTCTTCTGAAAATACAGCTCTGTGCTATTTTTACATGTGAAACCACATTTGTACATCTGAAAGTAGTTACAGCTCCCCTTTCCTGAAAGATAAGTGCAGAAAGGTGATAATTTATTCTACAAATCAAACTTTGTATTTTGCAGTAAGCTACGATGATCCCTGGATAATAAAGAAAAGAGCTGCACATggtcatttctttcatttaactATTTTCATTCCTGAGGCATATCCCTGGTATATAAATGAAAGGTTACCTGGCTCATTTTCCCAGTTTAAGATGCTTCTTGAATGCTCATCTCTGTAATAAATATGGGAGTATCTAAAGCAACACACTTCTACTCACGTGATGTTGATTCTGCAGAGGCCAACAAGCGGATATATGATGAGGTCAAAGATGGGCACAAAGACAAGGATCAGCAGAGCATTCAACATCTACAGGAAGGGAAAAACTAGCATTTCATTGCCTCTGTAAAAGATCACTAAAACTCATAAAATCATAAAGGCCGGAGTTACACATGAATAAAGAGACTAACAAgattcttttaaaaaagaatagTAAAAAGATGGCAAGATGGCTGTGATAAACAGCTGTAAAAGTGTTTTCATGAGAATGCCTGCATCACTTGTCAAACATGGTCATCTTTAATTCATTACATGAGATACTGGTGTGTGTTTATcacaaacatggaaaatacaTGTTTCTGGTTGAAATGAAAGTCTTTCATTTTAAGTGTTAATCTATTATACACTAGgtatttggacagtgacacattATGTTGTACTTTACCACACTAGATTTGAAGCTAGAAAATTACTCTGGTAAATATATACACTTGACTGATCAATCACATAACACAAGTACTACTGACCATATGAATTCAACGATATCAACGATTACACATGATgcctttatttaaatgtattttatcttGTCCAGTTTGACTGTGTATAAAGATAGCTGATGTGGATGTAAACAGCCTCAATTCAAAGCTTAAGTCAGCCTTTAACCTTAAGCTTTAAGCTATTTTTTAGGACATTGCTGCGCCCACATACATAAGGCATAAATTCCAGTCTTTTCAAAAAGAGTGTCttataaatgaatgaagaaaacatAATCTGCCATTCCATAGAAGGCATCTTTAATTTTTGTGTAAAGTAGTAGATATCCATTATTGTAGACATCCAATATATATTTTGTCAACTTGTCAACAGAGGAACTTGTCAACAGagctattactttttttttttctttttttttttaactctgtaCTCTAGGACATTGGATTTTGGATGAGTCACCATCCAAATACTTACACAGTGCAGTGTAGTTCTGGTAAGTAGTTTAATCAATGAAAGTAGGAGTTAaactgaaccacacacacactttaaaaaatggTTGCTGGCTTCATCGCAGCATCTTTGCTGCCTTTGGTAACTGGACAGGTTACAGCACAGAGATTGCACTCACAGGCaagcagagtttttttttttagtccttTAAGTGGCCCAAAAAATACTGAGAAAATGCTTCCACAATTCCATGGTACCTAAAAACTGATATGATTAGTTGTCATATGCCACAATTGAAAGCTACATGAATGAAGTTTGAACCTCATCATGAAGTTTCAATTCAGAGTTGGAACAAGCTGATACATAATGTATTGGATACTGTCAGACAAGGGGGGAATATGAGGGATGAGCTGGAATCTACCtcatttcttattttcttattttgggACATCTTGTCATATATTATTGGTTATGGAAAATCAGAGTAACTGTACAACAGACTTGATTCCATTGAGACCAGATAGAGCTACGCTTACCTGCATTTGGTCTGGCTTAATAATGAAGGACTCTCCCTGCAATAAAACATGATTTCAACTTAACAGGACAGCCACTTAAACTTTAAACGTTATAAATCTAAACCTGAGTGCATGATTTATAAAGGTCATAAACAATGGaatttactgaaataaaaagacaaattgtAACAACATCCTATAAAACTGAAGATACCTTTTACTAGACAGCTTGTGCAATCAGACAAATACAACAACCTACCCACTGATGTCAAAGTGCATTGTAAAAAAGACGTTATCAGTTTTTGAAAATTTTGACACCACTGTTATTTCATGTAAGGAAACTCTTACAAAAGCCATGTTCATCCTTGTGGCTTGAAGCGTCCAGCGGGAACCCtgcaataaagaaaaacactgaccgTTAATCAAGTAGATTTGATTTCCTGGAGAGACTAATGATGAAAATATATAAGATGTGGGTTTGTTTTTCTGgcagtcattttaaatgaaaaatgagttGTGGAGGAATGAAATTCAAGAATGTTGAATGTAGCTTTGGGGTTTTCCATAATCAGATGGTTGTGTTGAGCTTTGGCTAGAGGAGAAGATAACAGATAGTTATGAGATTGTGTAAGAGAGGTATTATACAAGACCTTGACTTTGTGCTAACTGAGAAGTTAGATGTACGTCAAGAAGGATTTaagcagaaataaaattaaaagtcaTGAGAATTTATTTGTTTAGTCAAAATTACAGACTACGTTTGCTGTATAAATTACACTTAAGTCTAAGTTTCCAATCTTCATTGATTCTGCTGGTATTAGATTTTGGATTATGTTGTGATGTGAAGTGAAACAGTCTATGCTTTGTTTTTAGCATGTCATTTCTATAAGAAGAAGATACCTTAATACgcatcatcatccatcatcatcacacactcaGTTATAGATATGAGGGAGGGAAGgctattcattaaaaaaaacaaggt
This genomic window from Lates calcarifer isolate ASB-BC8 linkage group LG1, TLL_Latcal_v3, whole genome shotgun sequence contains:
- the slc15a2 gene encoding LOW QUALITY PROTEIN: solute carrier family 15 member 2 (The sequence of the model RefSeq protein was modified relative to this genomic sequence to represent the inferred CDS: deleted 2 bases in 2 codons); its protein translation is MTKKLCGTNYPTSICFIVVNEFCERFSYYGMKAVLTLYFLTYLHWDKDLSTAVYHAFSGLCYFTPILGALIADSWLGKFKTIIYLSIVYVIGHVVKSVGAIPTVGNSNVHITLSMVGLILIAFGTGGIKPCVAAFGGDQFDEEHVSERQKFFSIFYMSINAGSLLSTVITPILRGDVQCFGGDCYALAFGVPAALMIVALVVFIAGSGLYKRNPPQGNILLEVCNCIGFAIKNRWRSTKYDPQRKHWLDWAEEKYSKRLIQEIKMVLRVLVLYIPLPMFWALFDQQGSRWTLQATRMNMAFGESFIIKPDQMQMLNALLILVFVPIFDLIIYPLVGLCRINITPLRKMATGMIFAALAFGAATLVEVNVVKTVVDPAPAEQCLLQALNLASGNVDVKIPDSKLFPEPIQYLQDPPKYERVLLGASSKNLTIQVTFNGTTSECNQTFQQQKAYSLIFYHESTRIKCKLVDDVIKKNEDGNPLLRFLNAEREAINLTVGDVTFPVPAGYAMSVNKTVERGEYSDVSCTPQSEKCSHLNLGLLDFGASYTIILIDESGKTVAHKIEDVKANNVHIAWQIPQYVLITAGEVMFSITGLEFSYSQAPANMKSVLQAGWLLTVAFGNVIVLIVAEGAGLEQWKEFLLFAGLLLGVSVIFSIMAYFYTYVDPDQLDKIYREDSGKEEDDDDNMKKKSNDIHLNKIGKSTRL